A DNA window from Candidatus Syntrophosphaera sp. contains the following coding sequences:
- a CDS encoding efflux RND transporter periplasmic adaptor subunit, with the protein MKKYLKFIVIAALIIAALLAYNQVKKHRSRPEWRTDNPSSGTIREVVTATGSLNPYVLVEVGTEVSGKIEKLHKDFNDKVRKGELLAKLDTEILSANLESARAEVNKATISRDQAKLEYDISKDLYDRDMTAEYDMRKADYAYKQAQQNLANAQLNLQRAQKNLQNAYITSPIDGVVVARSVDEGQTVAASMSSPTLFKIANNLDQMQITANVDEADIGKIREKLPVEFTVDAYAGERFSGSVQQIRLNPITEQNVVSYSVIIDAANPEHKLLPGMTTNVTIIIQAKENALRIPEMATRFTPNKELWKLFGLKWEDDLIASARKKAIETAMASQNPPSGNPGEKAQAQTPPGKTGAPKDSAAVRAPGQRSMGQRGMAANSGNGRMGSSMIWVLKGKTPELIMVRTGVSDGAYIEVLSELDPDTVIITGVEYKEASQVTGNRAIQSGPGMRF; encoded by the coding sequence ATGAAGAAATATCTGAAATTCATCGTCATCGCCGCGCTCATAATCGCTGCCCTGCTGGCCTACAACCAGGTCAAAAAACATAGGTCCAGGCCGGAATGGAGGACAGACAATCCCTCCAGCGGCACTATCCGCGAGGTTGTGACCGCCACCGGTTCGCTCAATCCCTATGTCTTGGTGGAAGTGGGAACAGAGGTCTCCGGCAAGATCGAAAAACTCCACAAAGATTTCAATGACAAGGTGCGCAAAGGCGAACTGCTGGCCAAACTGGATACCGAGATCCTCTCCGCGAACCTCGAATCCGCCAGGGCCGAAGTGAACAAGGCCACCATCTCCAGAGACCAGGCCAAGCTGGAATATGACATCAGCAAAGACCTTTACGACCGGGACATGACCGCCGAATATGACATGAGGAAAGCGGATTATGCCTACAAGCAGGCCCAGCAAAACCTCGCCAACGCCCAACTGAACTTGCAGCGTGCCCAGAAGAACCTCCAAAACGCCTACATCACCTCTCCCATCGACGGAGTGGTGGTGGCCCGCAGCGTCGATGAAGGCCAGACCGTGGCCGCGAGCATGAGTTCGCCCACTCTGTTCAAGATCGCCAACAACCTGGACCAGATGCAGATCACAGCCAATGTGGACGAAGCGGACATCGGCAAAATCAGGGAAAAATTGCCCGTGGAATTCACCGTGGACGCCTATGCCGGGGAAAGATTCTCCGGCTCGGTGCAACAGATCCGCCTCAACCCCATCACCGAACAGAACGTGGTGAGTTACAGCGTGATCATCGACGCCGCCAATCCGGAGCACAAGCTCTTGCCGGGCATGACCACCAACGTCACCATCATCATCCAAGCCAAGGAAAACGCCCTCCGCATCCCGGAAATGGCCACCCGCTTCACTCCCAACAAGGAACTCTGGAAGCTTTTTGGCCTGAAATGGGAGGACGATCTGATCGCCAGCGCTCGCAAGAAAGCGATCGAAACTGCTATGGCCAGCCAAAATCCCCCATCAGGCAATCCAGGGGAAAAAGCTCAGGCCCAGACTCCCCCAGGAAAAACAGGCGCGCCCAAGGACAGCGCTGCCGTCAGGGCTCCCGGCCAGAGAAGCATGGGGCAAAGAGGGATGGCGGCCAATAGCGGCAACGGCAGGATGGGCAGTTCCATGATCTGGGTCCTGAAAGGAAAAACACCCGAACTGATCATGGTGCGCACCGGGGTCTCCGACGGGGCCTACATTGAGGTCCTTAGCGAGCTTGACCCAGACACAGTTATCATCACGGGAGTCGAATACAAAGAAGCTTCCCAGGTTACCGGAAACCGAGCCATACAAAGCGGGCCCGGCATGAGATTCTGA
- a CDS encoding ABC transporter ATP-binding protein → MGNILICTRGLTKTYLMGDIQVHALRGIDLDIRQGEFIAIMGASGSGKTTFMNLVGCLDKPTSGSYRLDGTDVHEMDEAQITQVRNRKIGYVFQSFYLLPRTTALENVELPLLYCKDVHLKERHERSLRALDTVGLGDRAKHFPNQLSGGQQQRVAIARAIVNDPVFLLADEPTGNLDTRTSVEVLEFFQKLHSEGKTVILVTHEFDISQYARRIITFRDGRIISDVANQKPRSASEDLKKLPRLDEEE, encoded by the coding sequence ATGGGCAATATCCTGATCTGCACCCGGGGGCTCACCAAGACCTATCTGATGGGCGACATCCAGGTTCACGCCCTGCGCGGCATCGATCTGGACATCCGCCAGGGCGAATTCATAGCCATTATGGGCGCCAGCGGATCAGGCAAAACCACTTTCATGAATCTGGTCGGCTGTCTGGACAAGCCCACATCCGGCTCCTACAGGCTGGACGGGACGGACGTCCACGAGATGGATGAGGCCCAGATCACCCAAGTGCGCAACCGCAAGATAGGATATGTGTTCCAATCATTTTACCTGCTGCCCCGCACCACGGCCTTGGAGAATGTGGAACTGCCCCTTCTCTACTGCAAGGACGTCCACCTCAAGGAACGCCATGAAAGGTCGCTGCGGGCTTTGGACACAGTGGGCCTGGGCGATCGTGCCAAACACTTTCCCAACCAGCTTTCCGGCGGACAGCAGCAGAGGGTGGCCATCGCCCGGGCCATTGTCAATGATCCCGTATTCCTGCTGGCGGACGAACCCACGGGAAACCTGGACACGCGCACCAGCGTGGAAGTGTTGGAATTCTTTCAGAAACTGCACTCCGAGGGCAAAACCGTAATCCTGGTCACCCACGAATTCGACATCTCCCAATACGCGAGGCGTATCATCACCTTCCGCGATGGCAGGATCATTTCCGATGTTGCCAACCAAAAGCCCCGCAGCGCTTCAGAAGACCTGAAAAAACTACCCCGCCTGGATGAGGAGGAATAA
- a CDS encoding ABC transporter permease — MSVLGIIRIALKSLARNKTRTFLTMLGIIIGVAAVITMIAIGQGAKKVVDDQISSMGTNVIMVMSNFTNTQSTARQAAGSGNTLEEGDVDAIRSQVNGVLYASPVYNTWGQLKHGSNNWRGRIMGVDVDYFQIRAMDVEEGDFFYSSDVESGAKVCMIGKTVANNLFAGIDPVGKIIRIRNIPFTVKGVLRSKGQSSMGADQDDVVLAPYTTTATRLIGARWRFMTIAVSAQSKDIIPMVQNDISNLLQGRHRGTTADDFVVSSQTDIAEAANTVSNTMTILLASIAGISLLVGGIGIMNIMLVSVTERIKEIGIRMAVGAGKRDVLLQFIIEAITISIFGGLLGIVLGWSAAEFLGKTMDWSVYVTPWSILLSVGFSCAIGVFFGWYPARKAANLNLIDALRYE, encoded by the coding sequence TTGTCCGTTTTGGGAATCATCCGTATCGCCCTCAAATCGCTGGCCCGCAATAAAACCCGCACCTTCCTCACCATGCTGGGCATCATCATCGGAGTGGCCGCGGTGATCACCATGATCGCCATCGGCCAGGGGGCCAAAAAAGTGGTGGACGACCAGATCAGCAGCATGGGCACCAATGTCATCATGGTCATGTCCAATTTCACCAACACCCAGAGTACGGCCCGCCAGGCCGCGGGAAGCGGCAACACGCTTGAGGAAGGCGACGTTGACGCCATCCGTTCCCAGGTGAATGGAGTGCTGTACGCTTCGCCGGTCTACAACACCTGGGGCCAGCTCAAACATGGGAGCAACAACTGGCGGGGCAGAATCATGGGAGTGGATGTGGACTATTTCCAGATCCGGGCCATGGATGTGGAAGAAGGCGACTTTTTCTATTCCTCAGACGTGGAAAGCGGAGCAAAGGTTTGCATGATCGGAAAAACTGTCGCTAACAACCTCTTCGCGGGGATCGATCCGGTCGGCAAGATCATCCGCATCCGCAACATCCCCTTCACGGTCAAAGGCGTGCTCAGATCCAAAGGCCAAAGCTCCATGGGCGCGGACCAGGACGACGTTGTCCTGGCACCCTACACGACCACCGCCACCCGCTTGATCGGAGCGCGCTGGCGCTTCATGACCATCGCCGTCTCAGCCCAATCCAAAGACATCATCCCGATGGTCCAAAACGACATCTCGAACCTTCTCCAGGGCAGGCATCGCGGCACCACCGCCGATGATTTTGTCGTCAGCTCCCAAACCGACATCGCCGAAGCTGCCAATACGGTGTCCAACACCATGACCATCCTGCTGGCCAGCATCGCCGGCATTTCGCTATTGGTGGGCGGCATCGGGATCATGAACATCATGCTCGTGTCCGTGACGGAAAGGATCAAGGAGATCGGGATCCGAATGGCAGTCGGTGCCGGAAAGCGCGACGTGCTGCTGCAATTCATCATCGAAGCTATCACCATCAGCATTTTCGGTGGTCTCCTGGGCATCGTCCTGGGCTGGTCCGCGGCTGAGTTTCTTGGCAAGACGATGGATTGGAGCGTGTATGTCACTCCCTGGTCGATCCTCCTGTCAGTGGGATTTTCCTGCGCTATCGGAGTCTTTTTTGGCTGGTATCCGGCCCGCAAGGCAGCCAACCTCAATCTGATCGACGCGCTGAGATACGAATAG